One window from the genome of Gimesia aquarii encodes:
- a CDS encoding helix-turn-helix transcriptional regulator translates to MEIFMNDNVKLIDRRQLASKLGISIRTLQRWLSSGKIPKPIYLGSGRRLPRWILSTIDQWIISSCPSVKDSNIERK, encoded by the coding sequence ATGGAGATATTTATGAACGACAATGTAAAATTGATTGACCGAAGACAGCTGGCAAGTAAATTAGGGATTTCGATCCGTACTTTACAACGTTGGTTATCATCAGGAAAAATTCCAAAACCGATTTATTTAGGATCGGGACGGAGGCTTCCGAGATGGATTTTAAGTACCATCGATCAATGGATTATTAGTAGTTGTCCATCAGTTAAAGATAGCAACATAGAACGGAAGTAG
- a CDS encoding replication initiation factor domain-containing protein, translated as MDDSNTRTGFEDQSESDHETSANFGKNIDRLFEQAAKTGPQGAAGADAAAQAERSDQLTDPQEYQNNAGSESCNTDPLNLQCLPLSSIDTLTTGGLDYLSLSYYGRFDESKWDVLISSLTECQKCAQENDSLGSLLGVAPEILVLVSPSGKGKAASYAKWKFSYQGIIFAIRDSKLSENSKSIQNIPDVFVDISSNPLMALGESKIFGLIRTVFEAIGFSFLKVCPSRIDLCIDLVDVPTSQFYEPIQKWCYVSRTSYSDFNFKTRDIQTIYIGKKSAKTLLRIYDKYQECKANPEKYDLLKALRWGKDPNPLLGATRVEFQLRRQHLKKQHSINTYEDFLLRKSNLCKYLTNDWFRITEREPDPRHTERFGPSVLWQQVIQAFADWTGKELERRSIDRITNRDPIQLERQAVGCLVSSLAMRGNIPNSDQELNQLIMNIIRSYSKQMKKDIYLKRKELESNHPIKIVEWDSVRRSD; from the coding sequence ATGGATGATAGTAATACCCGCACAGGTTTTGAAGATCAAAGCGAGAGCGATCATGAAACAAGTGCGAATTTTGGAAAGAACATAGATCGACTGTTTGAGCAGGCCGCGAAGACAGGGCCGCAAGGAGCGGCGGGAGCCGACGCCGCGGCCCAGGCTGAGCGGTCAGATCAATTGACTGATCCTCAGGAATACCAAAATAACGCGGGGTCCGAATCCTGTAACACGGACCCCTTAAATCTCCAATGTCTCCCCTTGTCTTCAATTGACACTCTCACTACTGGTGGGCTGGATTATCTCTCCTTATCGTACTATGGTCGGTTCGATGAATCAAAATGGGATGTTTTGATATCTTCGCTTACTGAATGTCAAAAGTGTGCCCAAGAGAATGACTCATTAGGTTCTCTACTTGGAGTAGCCCCAGAAATTCTGGTATTGGTTTCCCCCAGCGGTAAGGGAAAAGCAGCTTCTTACGCTAAATGGAAATTTTCATATCAGGGAATTATCTTTGCAATTAGAGATTCTAAACTCTCTGAGAATTCTAAATCGATTCAGAATATACCAGATGTGTTTGTTGATATTTCTTCAAATCCTTTAATGGCTTTGGGAGAGAGTAAAATATTTGGATTGATTCGAACAGTCTTTGAGGCTATTGGGTTTTCGTTTTTGAAGGTCTGCCCTTCTCGAATTGATTTGTGTATTGATTTAGTCGATGTACCAACAAGTCAATTTTACGAACCGATTCAAAAATGGTGTTATGTATCAAGAACTTCTTATTCTGACTTCAATTTTAAAACCCGAGATATTCAGACAATCTACATTGGTAAAAAGAGTGCGAAAACTCTTCTGAGAATTTACGACAAATACCAAGAATGTAAAGCAAATCCAGAAAAGTACGACCTTCTAAAAGCACTTCGCTGGGGAAAAGATCCTAATCCACTTCTCGGGGCTACACGAGTTGAATTTCAACTCCGTCGACAACATTTAAAAAAACAACATAGCATCAATACATATGAAGATTTTCTGTTACGTAAATCGAATCTTTGTAAATATCTCACAAACGATTGGTTTCGCATCACTGAAAGAGAACCTGATCCCAGGCATACAGAGCGTTTTGGCCCTTCGGTATTGTGGCAGCAAGTCATACAGGCGTTTGCTGACTGGACTGGAAAGGAACTTGAAAGACGGTCGATCGATCGGATAACAAATCGAGATCCTATCCAGTTAGAAAGGCAGGCGGTTGGATGCCTTGTTTCTTCTTTGGCTATGCGAGGAAATATTCCAAACAGTGATCAGGAATTGAACCAATTGATTATGAATATTATTAGGTCTTATTCGAAGCAGATGAAGAAAGATATCTATTTAAAACGAAAGGAATTGGAGTCGAATCACCCAATAAAGATTGTTGAATGGGATTCAGTCAGGCGTTCTGACTGA